A part of Desulfomicrobium macestii genomic DNA contains:
- a CDS encoding aldehyde ferredoxin oxidoreductase N-terminal domain-containing protein: MKILRINTRTKSFKFEELGELAGLGGRALTSRVVNKEVPANCHPLSAENKLIFAAGVLAPTNAANSGRISVGAKSPLTGGIKESNSGGQFAHTLPKLDLLAVILEDKPEAGSPMQEIFISADKVVFKDSAVTGMRNYAAQEKLLAAYGDKAVTALIGPAGEQCLCASTIQFSDPEGLPSRSAGRGGLGAVMGSKGVKAIILDGDANAKTVYGNEELFKEARKEWVDVLRNHPVTSQGLPGFGTAVL; the protein is encoded by the coding sequence TCCTACGCATCAATACCAGAACCAAAAGCTTCAAGTTTGAAGAACTCGGCGAGCTGGCCGGTCTTGGAGGTCGTGCCCTGACCTCAAGAGTGGTCAATAAGGAAGTCCCGGCAAACTGTCACCCGCTTTCCGCCGAAAACAAGCTGATTTTCGCGGCCGGCGTGCTTGCCCCGACCAATGCAGCCAACTCCGGCCGCATTTCCGTCGGCGCCAAGTCGCCCCTGACCGGCGGCATCAAGGAGAGCAACTCCGGCGGACAGTTCGCGCACACCCTGCCCAAGCTCGATCTTCTGGCCGTCATCCTCGAAGACAAGCCCGAGGCCGGTTCCCCCATGCAGGAGATCTTCATCTCCGCCGACAAGGTCGTGTTCAAGGATTCTGCAGTGACCGGCATGCGCAACTACGCCGCCCAGGAAAAACTCCTGGCCGCTTACGGCGACAAGGCCGTTACCGCCCTGATCGGACCCGCCGGCGAGCAGTGCCTGTGCGCCTCCACCATCCAGTTCTCCGATCCCGAAGGACTGCCCTCCCGTTCCGCCGGTCGTGGCGGCCTGGGCGCGGTCATGGGTTCCAAGGGCGTCAAGGCCATCATCCTTGACGGCGACGCCAACGCCAAGACCGTCTATGGCAACGAGGAACTGTTCAAGGAAGCCCGCAAGGAATGGGTCGACGTGCTGCGCAATCATCCCGTTACCAGCCAGGGCCTGCCCGGATTCGGCACCGCCGTTCT